The following are from one region of the Nicotiana tabacum cultivar K326 chromosome 3, ASM71507v2, whole genome shotgun sequence genome:
- the LOC107796767 gene encoding uncharacterized protein LOC107796767 gives MEVNVCDINHLDADVLLPPRKRLLAGLKKQNSDAYSSTPSPPTVSSPGCEFDIRLNNLLKSHFGDSNRSNEEIAEASRLAALEAAKAAKEARAIAEEKAAKAAKAVAAAKSALELVATLSDETASRDKHLKRNKMKKHVPVQMLYNKNKRTNNCRTDEELARTLHRAINSSPRILKNSTDDSRNHKHKRLKRSSPSEKTKVQNGSTSWEGNRPTTSNGNGFAREKHSDGPISEKGLVRVDLNTTKFNKADHTKMENGEASQSSKADHVNTENKERESVISKEKFGDCPDDICSIGKKKGRLKQKKLPLSICSFRDQANPKEDLKSKSPLSLDENISKGTTTSSNPMFPLERASMWKCQAFKAPTCVEQNKMMQS, from the coding sequence ATGGAAGTTAATGTATGTGATATCAATCACTTGGATGCCGATGTGCTTTTGCCTCCACGAAAGCGGCTTCTAGCCGGATTGAAGAAACAGAATTCTGATGCTTACTCATCTACCCCATCCCCACCAACTGTTAGTAGTCCCGGGTGCGAGTTTGATATCCGTCTTAATAATCTATTGAAATCTCATTTTGGTGACTCTAATCGATCGAATGAGGAGATTGCCGAGGCCTCAAGATTGGCAGCTTTAGAAGCTGCGAAGGCTGCGAAAGAAGCAAGAGCCATTGCGGAAGAGAAGGCTGCTAAAGCAGCAAAGGCCGTGGCTGCTGCTAAGAGCGCTCTAGAATTGGTTGCCACTCTTTCTGATGAGACAGCAAGTAGGGACAAACATTTGAAGAGGAATAAGATGAAAAAGCATGTTCCTGTTCAGATGCTGTACAATAAGAATAAAAGGACTAATAATTGTAGAACAGATGAAGAGTTAGCCCGGACGTTGCATAGGGCCATAAATAGCTCTCCAAGAATTTTGAAGAACTCAACTGATGACTCGAGAAATCACAAACACAAGAGGCTTAAAAGGTCTTCGCCTTCTGAAAAAACTAAGGTTCAGAATGGAAGTACATCCTGGGAAGGCAACCGTCCTACCACAAGCAATGGGAATGGTTTTGCTAGAGAAAAACATTCAGATGGGCCTATCTCAGAGAAAGGCCTAGTTAGAGTAGATTTAAACACAACAAAATTCAATAAAGCTGACCACACAAAGATGGAAAATGGGGAAGCATCACAATCTAGTAAAGCTGACCATGTAAATACGGAAAACAAGGAAAGAGAATCAGTTATCTCAAAGGAGAAATTTGGGGATTGTCCAGATGATATTTGCAGCATTGGGAAAAAGAAGGGAAGGCTTAAGCAGAAAAAGTTACCCCTCAGCATTTGCAGCTTCAGGGATCAAGCAAACCCTAAAGAGGATTTGAAATCTAAGAGTCCATTGTCACTCGATGAAAACATCAGCAAAGGTACTACTACAAGTAGTAATCCCATGTTTCCGCTTGAGAGGGCATCAATGTGGAAGTGTCAGGCGTTCAAGGCACCCACATGTGTTGAACAAAATAAGATGATGCAGTCATAG